One part of the Arabidopsis thaliana chromosome 4, partial sequence genome encodes these proteins:
- a CDS encoding RING/U-box superfamily protein (RING/U-box superfamily protein; FUNCTIONS IN: zinc ion binding; INVOLVED IN: biological_process unknown; LOCATED IN: cellular_component unknown; CONTAINS InterPro DOMAIN/s: Zinc finger, RING-type (InterPro:IPR001841); BEST Arabidopsis thaliana protein match is: RING/U-box superfamily protein (TAIR:AT4G10150.1); Has 35333 Blast hits to 34131 proteins in 2444 species: Archae - 798; Bacteria - 22429; Metazoa - 974; Fungi - 991; Plants - 531; Viruses - 0; Other Eukaryotes - 9610 (source: NCBI BLink).), with amino-acid sequence MVDPQSPITPHLYPQAIQLKLYQAFIFSIPILFSIILFLLFYLFYLKRRASSLSSPSPMILPVSSSHQTSSHLPSVCLLDVKVELKDKLHVVLFNEELGTRDSLCCVCLGEFELKEELVEMPLCKHIFHLDCIHLWLYSHNTCPLCRSSVSISSTKTSVDDDNDHPDSPQTSPV; translated from the exons ATGGTTGATCCTCAATCACCAATCACACCACACCTATACCCACAAGCAATTCAACTTAAACTCTACCAAGCCTTCATCTTTTCCATTCCTATCTTATTCTCcatcattctcttcctcttgttCTATCTCTTTTACCTCAAGAGAAGAgcctcttctctctcctctccttctccaaTGATTCTTCCTGTTTCTTCGAGCCACCAGACTTCTTCGCATCTCCCCTCA GTTTGTTTGTTAGATGTGAAAGTAGAGCTCAAAGACAAGCTTCatgttgttttgttcaatGAAGAACTAGGAACAAGAGATTCTCT ATGTTGCGTCTGTTTGGGAGAATTCGAGTTAAAGGAAGAGTTGGTGGAAATGCCTTTATGTAAACACATATTTCATCTCGATTGTATTCACCTTTGGCTTTATTCTCACAACACTTGTCCTCTTTGTCGATCCTCTGTCTCCATCTCCTCCACCAAAACCTCTGTTGATGACGACAACGACCATCCAGATTCTCCTCAAACGTCACCGGTTTGA
- the NLP7 gene encoding NIN like protein 7 (NIN like protein 7 (NLP7); CONTAINS InterPro DOMAIN/s: Octicosapeptide/Phox/Bem1p (InterPro:IPR000270), Plant regulator RWP-RK (InterPro:IPR003035); BEST Arabidopsis thaliana protein match is: Plant regulator RWP-RK family protein (TAIR:AT1G64530.1); Has 724 Blast hits to 614 proteins in 51 species: Archae - 0; Bacteria - 2; Metazoa - 5; Fungi - 15; Plants - 632; Viruses - 0; Other Eukaryotes - 70 (source: NCBI BLink).), producing MCEPDDNSARNGVTTQPSRSRELLMDVDDLDLDGSWPLDQIPYLSSSNRMISPIFVSSSSEQPCSPLWAFSDGGGNGFHHATSGGDDEKISSVSGVPSFRLAEYPLFLPYSSPSAAENTTEKHNSFQFPSPLMSLVPPENTDNYCVIKERMTQALRYFKESTEQHVLAQVWAPVRKNGRDLLTTLGQPFVLNPNGNGLNQYRMISLTYMFSVDSESDVELGLPGRVFRQKLPEWTPNVQYYSSKEFSRLDHALHYNVRGTLALPVFNPSGQSCIGVVELIMTSEKIHYAPEVDKVCKALEAVNLKSSEILDHQTTQICNESRQNALAEILEVLTVVCETHNLPLAQTWVPCQHGSVLANGGGLKKNCTSFDGSCMGQICMSTTDMACYVVDAHVWGFRDACLEHHLQKGQGVAGRAFLNGGSCFCRDITKFCKTQYPLVHYALMFKLTTCFAISLQSSYTGDDSYILEFFLPSSITDDQEQDLLLGSILVTMKEHFQSLRVASGVDFGEDDDKLSFEIIQALPDKKVHSKIESIRVPFSGFKSNATETMLIPQPVVQSSDPVNEKINVATVNGVVKEKKKTEKKRGKTEKTISLDVLQQYFTGSLKDAAKSLGVCPTTMKRICRQHGISRWPSRKIKKVNRSITKLKRVIESVQGTDGGLDLTSMAVSSIPWTHGQTSAQPLNSPNGSKPPELPNTNNSPNHWSSDHSPNEPNGSPELPPSNGHKRSRTVDESAGTPTSHGSCDGNQLDEPKVPNQDPLFTVGGSPGLLFPPYSRDHDVSAASFAMPNRLLGSIDHFRGMLIEDAGSSKDLRNLCPTAAFDDKFQDTNWMNNDNNSNNNLYAPPKEEAIANVACEPSGSEMRTVTIKASYKDDIIRFRISSGSGIMELKDEVAKRLKVDAGTFDIKYLDDDNEWVLIACDADLQECLEIPRSSRTKIVRLLVHDVTTNLGSSCESTGEL from the exons ATGTGCGAGCCCGATGATAATTCCGCTAGAAACGGCGTCACTACTCAACCTTCGAGGTCAAGGGAGCTTCTAATGGATGTTGACGACTTAGATCTTGACGGTTCATGGCCACTAGATCAAATCCCTTACTTATCCTCATCGAATCGCATGATTTCTCCGATTTTTGTCTCCTCTTCCTCTGAGCAGCCTTGCTCGCCTCTCTGGGCTTTCTCCGACGGTGGAGGAAATGGTTTTCACCACGCAACCTCCGGTGGCGATGATGAGAAGATCAGCTCTGTCTCCGGTGTTCCTTCTTTCCGTCTCGCCGAGTATCCTCTCTTCCTCCCTT ACTCTTCTCCATCAGCAGCTGAGAACACAACAGAGAAGCATAACAGTTTCCAGTTTCCGTCTCCATTGATGAGCCTAGTCCCACCAGAGAACACAGACAACTACTGTGTGATCAAAGAGAGGATGACTCAGGCGCTTCGATACTTCAAAGAATCAACCGAACAACACGTTTTGGCTCAGGTCTGGGCTCCTGTGAGAAAGAATGGTCGTGATTTGCTGACGACTTTGGGTCAACCTTTTGTTCTTAATCCTAATGGTAATGGGCTTAATCAATACAGGATGATCTCTCTCACATATATGTTTTCTGTGGATAGTGAAAGTGACGTAGAGCTCGGACTCCCGGGTCGAGTTTTCCGTCAGAAATTGCCTGAATGGACTCCAAATGTTCAGTACTATTCCAGCAAAGAATTCTCGCGGCTTGATCACGCCTTGCACTACAACGTGCGTGGTACACTGGCCTTGCCTGTCTTTAATCCCTCTGGTCAGTCCTGCATAGGTGTTGTGGAACTTATAATGACCTCAGAGAAGATTCACTATGCACCCGAAGTGGACAAAGTTTGCAAAGCCCTTGAG gCGGTAAATCTGAAAAGCTCGGAAATACTTGATCACCAAACAACACAG ATATGCAATGAGAGTCGCCAAAACGCGCTTGCTGAGATTCTCGAAGTGCTGACAGTTGTATGTGAGACCCATAACTTGCCTCTCGCTCAGACTTGGGTTCCATGTCAGCATGGGAGCGTTCTTGCCAATGGTGGCGGTCTAAAGAAAAACTGCACCAGCTTTGACGGTAGCTGCATGGGTCAAATCTGCATGTCTACAACCGACATGGCCTGCTATGTCGTGGATGCTCATGTCTGGGGCTTTAGAGATGCCTGTCTTGAACACCATCTCCAGAAAGGCCAGGGAGTCGCTGGACGAGCTTTTCTCAATGGTGGCTCATGTTTCTGCAGAGACATCACCAAGTTCTGCAAAACGCAGTACCCACTAGTCCATTATGCGCTCATGTTCAAGTTGACCACTTGTTTTGCAATATCTCTCCAGAGCTCTTACACGGGCGACGACAGTTACattcttgaattttttcttccttcgAGTATAACAGACGACCAAGAGCAAGATTTGCTGTTGGGTTCTATTTTGGTGACAATGAAAGAACATTTTCAGAGTCTGAGGGTTGCATCTGGGGTTGACTTTGGTGAAGATGACGACAAATTGTCTTTCGAGATCATCCAAGCATTACCGGACAAGAAGGTTCATTCAAAAATAGAATCCATTCGAGTTCCCTTTTCTGGTTTTAAGTCAAATGCAACAGAGACGATGTTGATTCCTCAGCCTGTGGTTCAGTCTTCTGATCCAGTAAATGAGAAAATCAACGTGGCCACTGTTAACGGTGTGgttaaggagaagaagaaaacagagaaaaagcGTGGGAAGACTGAGAAAACAATCAGTCTAGATGTACTTCAGCAGTATTTCACTGGAAGTCTCAAAGACGCTGCAAAGAGCCTAGGAG TTTGCCCGACGACAATGAAGCGAATTTGCAGGCAACACGGAATCTCGCGGTGGCCATCGAGGAAGATCAAGAAAGTGAATCGTTCAATCACAAAGCTGAAACGAGTCATCGAATCTGTTCAAGGTACTGATGGAGGCCTCGACCTGACTTCCATGGCCGTTAGTTCCATCCCTTGGACACACGGTCAAACATCAGCACAGCCACTAAACTCACCCAATGGTTCCAAACCACCTGAGCTACCAAACACCAATAATTCACCTAACCATTGGTCAAGTGATCACAGTCCGAACGAGCCAAATGGTTCGCCTGAGTTACCACCAAGCAATGGTCACAAGCGATCACGAACGGTGGATGAGAGCGCTGGGACTCCAACCTCTCATGGCTCATGTGACGGTAACCAATTAGATGAACCGAAAGTCCCAAATCAAGATCCGCTCTTCACGGTTGGTGGATCACCCGGGCTCCTTTTTCCACCTTATTCTAGAGATCATGATGTATCTGCAGCTTCCTTCGCAATGCCGAACAGGCTTCTTGGTTCTATAGACCATTTCCGAGGAATGCTCATTGAAGACGCTGGAAGTTCAAAAGATCTGAGAAATCTCTGCCCCACTGCAGCATTTGACGATAAGTTTCAAGACACAAACTGGATGAACAATGATAATAATAGCAACAACAACTTATACGCTCCCCCAAAGGAAGAGGCCATTGCAAATGTTGCATGCGAACCATCAGGCTCAGAAATGAGAACGGTAACAATCAAAGCAAGTTACAAAGACGACATAATACGGTTCAGAATATCCTCGGGTTCAGGTATAATGGAATTGAAGGATGAAGTGGCTAAGAGGCTGAAAGTTGATGCAGGAACGTTCGATATCAAGTATCTTGACGATGATAACGAATGGGTTTTAATAGCTTGTGATGCTGATCTTCAAGAATGTCTCGAGATCCCTAGATCCTCCCGCACGAAAATCGTAAGGCTCTTAGTTCATGATGTAACGACAAATCTAGGGAGCTCCTGCGAGAGCACTGGAGAATTGTGA
- the CSLG1 gene encoding cellulose synthase like G1 (cellulose synthase like G1 (CSLG1); FUNCTIONS IN: cellulose synthase activity, transferase activity, transferring glycosyl groups, transferase activity; INVOLVED IN: cellulose biosynthetic process, polysaccharide biosynthetic process; LOCATED IN: membrane; EXPRESSED IN: hypocotyl, sepal, male gametophyte, flower, carpel; EXPRESSED DURING: 4 anthesis, petal differentiation and expansion stage; CONTAINS InterPro DOMAIN/s: Cellulose synthase (InterPro:IPR005150); BEST Arabidopsis thaliana protein match is: cellulose synthase like G3 (TAIR:AT4G23990.1); Has 3059 Blast hits to 2371 proteins in 475 species: Archae - 2; Bacteria - 903; Metazoa - 2; Fungi - 10; Plants - 2111; Viruses - 0; Other Eukaryotes - 31 (source: NCBI BLink).), which translates to METHRKNSVVGNILHTCHPCRRTIPYRIYAIFHTCGIIALMYHHVHSLVTANNTLITCLLLLSDIVLAFMWATTTSLRLNPVHRTECPEKYAAKPEDFPKLDVFICTADPYKEPPMMVVNTALSVMAYEYPSDKISVYVSDDGGSSLTFFALIEAAKFSKQWLPFCKKNNVQDRSPEVYFSSESHSRSDEAENLKMMYEDMKSRVEHVVESGKVETAFITCDQFRGVFDLWTDKFSRHDHPTIIQVLQNSETDMDNTRKYIMPNLIYVSREKSKVSPHHFKAGALNTLLRVSGVMTNSPIILTLDCDMYSNDPATLVRALCYLTDPEIKSGLGYVQFPQKFLGISKNDIYACENKRLFIINMVGFDGLMGPTHVGTGCFFNRRAFYGPPYMLILPEINELKPYRIADKSIKAQDVLSLAHNVAGCIYEYNTNWGSKIGFRYGSLVEDYYTGFMLHCEGWRSVFCNPKKAAFYGDSPKCLVDLVGQQIRWAVGLFEMSFSKYSPITYGIKSLDLLMGLGYCNSPFKPFWSIPLTVYGLLPQLALISGVSVFPKASDPWFWLYIILFFGAYAQDLSDFLLEGGTYRKWWNDQRMLMIKGLSSFFFGFIEFILKTLNLSTPKFNVTSKANDDDEQRKRYEQEIFDFGTSSSMFLPLTTVAIVNLLAFVWGLYGILFCGGELYLELMLVSFAVVNCLPIYGAMVLRKDDGKLSKRTCFLAGNLHVGSYCVKLLRPQVTSPLRLIHNNNTSGWFKRKKHNMNESV; encoded by the exons ATGGAGACTCATAGAAAGAACTCGGTCGTCGGCAACATCCTCCACACGTGTCATCCTTGCCGGCGCACCATTCCATATAGAATCTACGCCATATTTCACACGTGTGGCATCATAGCTCTCATGTATCACCATGTACACTCACTTGTCACAGCAAACAACACTCTTATaacatgtcttcttctcctctccgATATTGTTCTCGCCTTCATGTGGGCAACCACAACTTCCCTCCGCTTAAACCCGGTTCATCGGACCGAGTGCCCGGAGAAATATGCAGCTAAACCGGAGGACTTTCCAAAGCTGGACGTGTTTATATGCACGGCTGATCCGTACAAGGAGCCTCCAATGATGGTTGTTAACACCGCTTTATCGGTGATGGCTTACGAGTATCCGTCAGATAAGATCTCGGTGTATGTATCGGACGATGGAGGATCGTCGTTGACTTTCTTTGCTCTTATTGAAGCTGCTAAGTTCTCTAAGCAGTGGTTGCCCTTTTGCAAGAAGAATAATGTTCAAGATCGGTCTCCTGAAGTTTATTTCTCTTCAGAGTCACATTCTCGaagtgatgaagctgaaaacCTTAAG ATGATGTACGAAGACATGAAGAGTAGAGTAGAACATGTGGTGGAGAGTGGAAAAGTTGAAACTGCGTTTATCACATGCGACCAATTTCGTGGGGTATTCGATTTGTGGACCGACAAATTCAGTCGTCATGACCATCCCACAATTATTCAg GTGTTGCAAAATAGCGAGACAGATATGGACAATaccagaaaatatataatgccAAACCTAATCTATGTTTCAAGAGAGAAGAGTAAAGTTTCACCACATCATTTCAAAGCTGGTGCTCTTAATACTTTG CTACGAGTATCAGGGGTGATGACAAATTCACCGATCATTCTAACACTAGACTGTGATATGTATTCGAACGACCCGGCAACACTGGTTCGTGCTTTGTGCTATTTAACAGATCCTGAAATCAAATCCGGTTTAGGATATGTGCAGTTTCCTCAGAAATTTCTAGGAATAAgcaaaaatgatatatatgctTGTGAAAACAAACGCCTCTTCATTATTAATATGGTTGGGTTTGATGGTCTAATGGGTCCAACTCATGTGGGAACTGGTTGTTTCTTTAATCGACGAGCTTTCTATGGACCTCCATATATGTTGATTTTACCGGAGATAAATGAACTAAAGCCTTATCGGATTGCGGATAAGTCTATCAAAGCCCAAGATGTTTTGTCATTAGCACACAATGTAGCAGGATGTATCTATGAGTACAATACCAATTGGGGATCCAAG ATTGGATTCAGATATGGGTCATTAGTAGAAGACTACTACACAGGGTTTATGCTCCATTGTGAAGGATGGAGATCAGTATTTTGCAACCCAAAAAAAGCTGCATTTTATGGAGATTCCCCAAAGTGCCTAGTTGATCTTGTGGGTCAACAAATCCGTTGGGCAGTTGGGCTTTTCGAAATGTCCTTTTCAAAGTATAGCCCAATTACCTATGGAATCAAGTCACTGGACCTTTTAATGGGTTTAGGTTATTGCAACTCTCCGTTTAAGCCATTTTGGTCAATTCCTCTGACCGTCTATGGACTTTTACCACAGCTTGCACTCATTTCTGGAGTTAGTGTCTTCCCCAAGGCATCTGATCCGTGGTTTTGGCTTTACATCATTTTATTCTTTGGGGCTTATGCCCAAGATCTATCAGACTTTTTATTGGAAGGAGGAACTTATCGGAAATGGTGGAACGATCAAAGAATGTTGATGATAAAAGGACtctcttcattcttctttggttttatagAGTTCattctcaaaaccctaaacctctCCACACCTAAGTTCAACGTCACCAGTAAAGCCAATGATGATGACGAACAGAGGAAGCGGTACGAGCAAGAAATCTTTGATTTCGGAACCTCTTCGTCCATGTTCTTGCCCTTGACCACGGTTGCCATAGTGAATCTGCTTGCTTTTGTCTGGGGGCTTTATGGTATTCTCTTCTGCGGAGGAGAACTCTACCTTGAGCTGATGCTGGTGAGCTTCGCGGTGGTGAATTGCTTACCGATCTACGGGGCTATGGTGTTGAGGAAAGATGATggaaaattatcaaaaagaaCTTGTTTCTTAGCTGGGAACCTCCACGTTGGTTCTTATTGTGTCAAGTTACTTCGTCCTCAAGTAACTTCACCCCTTAGGTTAATTCACAACAATAATACGTCTGGCTGGTTCAAGCGGAAGAAACACAATATGAATGAATCTGTGtaa
- the NLP7 gene encoding NIN like protein 7 produces the protein MTSEKIHYAPEVDKVCKALEAVNLKSSEILDHQTTQICNESRQNALAEILEVLTVVCETHNLPLAQTWVPCQHGSVLANGGGLKKNCTSFDGSCMGQICMSTTDMACYVVDAHVWGFRDACLEHHLQKGQGVAGRAFLNGGSCFCRDITKFCKTQYPLVHYALMFKLTTCFAISLQSSYTGDDSYILEFFLPSSITDDQEQDLLLGSILVTMKEHFQSLRVASGVDFGEDDDKLSFEIIQALPDKKVHSKIESIRVPFSGFKSNATETMLIPQPVVQSSDPVNEKINVATVNGVVKEKKKTEKKRGKTEKTISLDVLQQYFTGSLKDAAKSLGVCPTTMKRICRQHGISRWPSRKIKKVNRSITKLKRVIESVQGTDGGLDLTSMAVSSIPWTHGQTSAQPLNSPNGSKPPELPNTNNSPNHWSSDHSPNEPNGSPELPPSNGHKRSRTVDESAGTPTSHGSCDGNQLDEPKVPNQDPLFTVGGSPGLLFPPYSRDHDVSAASFAMPNRLLGSIDHFRGMLIEDAGSSKDLRNLCPTAAFDDKFQDTNWMNNDNNSNNNLYAPPKEEAIANVACEPSGSEMRTVTIKASYKDDIIRFRISSGSGIMELKDEVAKRLKVDAGTFDIKYLDDDNEWVLIACDADLQECLEIPRSSRTKIVRLLVHDVTTNLGSSCESTGEL, from the exons ATGACCTCAGAGAAGATTCACTATGCACCCGAAGTGGACAAAGTTTGCAAAGCCCTTGAG gCGGTAAATCTGAAAAGCTCGGAAATACTTGATCACCAAACAACACAG ATATGCAATGAGAGTCGCCAAAACGCGCTTGCTGAGATTCTCGAAGTGCTGACAGTTGTATGTGAGACCCATAACTTGCCTCTCGCTCAGACTTGGGTTCCATGTCAGCATGGGAGCGTTCTTGCCAATGGTGGCGGTCTAAAGAAAAACTGCACCAGCTTTGACGGTAGCTGCATGGGTCAAATCTGCATGTCTACAACCGACATGGCCTGCTATGTCGTGGATGCTCATGTCTGGGGCTTTAGAGATGCCTGTCTTGAACACCATCTCCAGAAAGGCCAGGGAGTCGCTGGACGAGCTTTTCTCAATGGTGGCTCATGTTTCTGCAGAGACATCACCAAGTTCTGCAAAACGCAGTACCCACTAGTCCATTATGCGCTCATGTTCAAGTTGACCACTTGTTTTGCAATATCTCTCCAGAGCTCTTACACGGGCGACGACAGTTACattcttgaattttttcttccttcgAGTATAACAGACGACCAAGAGCAAGATTTGCTGTTGGGTTCTATTTTGGTGACAATGAAAGAACATTTTCAGAGTCTGAGGGTTGCATCTGGGGTTGACTTTGGTGAAGATGACGACAAATTGTCTTTCGAGATCATCCAAGCATTACCGGACAAGAAGGTTCATTCAAAAATAGAATCCATTCGAGTTCCCTTTTCTGGTTTTAAGTCAAATGCAACAGAGACGATGTTGATTCCTCAGCCTGTGGTTCAGTCTTCTGATCCAGTAAATGAGAAAATCAACGTGGCCACTGTTAACGGTGTGgttaaggagaagaagaaaacagagaaaaagcGTGGGAAGACTGAGAAAACAATCAGTCTAGATGTACTTCAGCAGTATTTCACTGGAAGTCTCAAAGACGCTGCAAAGAGCCTAGGAG TTTGCCCGACGACAATGAAGCGAATTTGCAGGCAACACGGAATCTCGCGGTGGCCATCGAGGAAGATCAAGAAAGTGAATCGTTCAATCACAAAGCTGAAACGAGTCATCGAATCTGTTCAAGGTACTGATGGAGGCCTCGACCTGACTTCCATGGCCGTTAGTTCCATCCCTTGGACACACGGTCAAACATCAGCACAGCCACTAAACTCACCCAATGGTTCCAAACCACCTGAGCTACCAAACACCAATAATTCACCTAACCATTGGTCAAGTGATCACAGTCCGAACGAGCCAAATGGTTCGCCTGAGTTACCACCAAGCAATGGTCACAAGCGATCACGAACGGTGGATGAGAGCGCTGGGACTCCAACCTCTCATGGCTCATGTGACGGTAACCAATTAGATGAACCGAAAGTCCCAAATCAAGATCCGCTCTTCACGGTTGGTGGATCACCCGGGCTCCTTTTTCCACCTTATTCTAGAGATCATGATGTATCTGCAGCTTCCTTCGCAATGCCGAACAGGCTTCTTGGTTCTATAGACCATTTCCGAGGAATGCTCATTGAAGACGCTGGAAGTTCAAAAGATCTGAGAAATCTCTGCCCCACTGCAGCATTTGACGATAAGTTTCAAGACACAAACTGGATGAACAATGATAATAATAGCAACAACAACTTATACGCTCCCCCAAAGGAAGAGGCCATTGCAAATGTTGCATGCGAACCATCAGGCTCAGAAATGAGAACGGTAACAATCAAAGCAAGTTACAAAGACGACATAATACGGTTCAGAATATCCTCGGGTTCAGGTATAATGGAATTGAAGGATGAAGTGGCTAAGAGGCTGAAAGTTGATGCAGGAACGTTCGATATCAAGTATCTTGACGATGATAACGAATGGGTTTTAATAGCTTGTGATGCTGATCTTCAAGAATGTCTCGAGATCCCTAGATCCTCCCGCACGAAAATCGTAAGGCTCTTAGTTCATGATGTAACGACAAATCTAGGGAGCTCCTGCGAGAGCACTGGAGAATTGTGA
- the CSLG2 gene encoding cellulose synthase like G2 codes for MMYEDMKSRVEHVVESGKVETAFIACDQFSCVFDLWTDKFTRHDHPTIIMVLQHNETEMMPNLIYVSREKSKVSPHHFKAGALNTLLRVSAVMTNSPIILTLDCDMYSNNPTTPLHALCYLSDPKINFDLGFVQFPQKFQGVNKNDIYASELKRPFDINTVGFDGLMGPVHMGTGCFFNRRAFYGPPTTLILPEIETFGPNRIADKPIKAQDILALAHDVAGCNYECNTNWGSKIGFRYGSLVEDYFTGFMLHCEGWRSIFCSPTKAAFYGDSPKCLTDVIGQQIRWSVGLLEVAFSRYNPLTYGIKPLSLLMSLGYCHYAFWPFWCIPLVVYGILPQVALIHGVSVFPKASDPWFWLYIILFLGGYAQDLSDFLLEGGTYRKWWNDQRMWMVRGLSSFFFGFTEFTLKTLNLSTQGYNVTSKSNDDNEQMKRYEQEIFDFGPSSSMFLPITTVAIMNLLAFMRGLYGIFTWGEGPVLELMLASFAVVNCLPIYEAMVLRIDDGKLPKRICFLAGLLSFVLTGSGYFFLK; via the exons ATGATGTACGAAGACATGAAGAGTAGAGTCGAACATGTGGTCGAGAGCGGAAAAGTTGAGACTGCGTTTATCGCATGCGATCAATTTAGTTGTGTGTTCGATCTGTGGACAGATAAATTCACTCGTCATGACCATCCTACCATTATTATG GTGCTACAACATAACGAAACAGAGATGATGCCAAAccttatatatgtttcaagagaaaagagtaaaGTTTCACCACATCATTTCAAAGCCGGTGCTCTTAATACTTTG TTACGTGTATCTGCCGTGATGACAAACTCACCAATCATTCTAACACTAGATTGTGACATGTACTCAAACAATCCTACAACACCACTTCATGCTCTGTGCTATTTGTCAGACCctaaaatcaattttgatttagGATTTGTGCAATTTCCTCAAAAATTTCAAGgagtaaacaaaaatgatatttatgCATCCGAGCTCAAACGCCCATTTGACATCAACACGGTTGGGTTTGATGGACTTATGGGACCAGTTCATATGGGAACTGGGTGTTTCTTCAATCGACGGGCGTTTTATGGGCCTCCGACTACTTTGATTTTGCCTGAGATAGAAACATTTGGGCCAAATCGGATTGCCGATAAGCCCATTAAAGCCCAAGATATTTTGGCGTTGGCACACGATGTAGCAGGATGTAACTACGAGTGCAACACCAATTGGGGATCCAAG ATAGGTTTCAGATATGGGTCATTAGTAGAAGACTACTTCACAGGATTTATGCTCCATTGTGAAGGATGGAGATCAATTTTTTGCAGCCCGACAAAAGCTGCATTTTATGGAGACTCCCCAAAATGCCTAACGGATGTAATAGGCCAACAAATCCGATGGTCCGTTGGACTTCTTGAAGTAGCTTTTTCAAGATACAATCCACTTACCTATGGAATCAAGCCATTGAGCCTATTAATGAGCTTAGGTTATTGCCACTATGCATTTTGGCCATTTTGGTGTATTCCTCTCGTTGTCTATGGAATTTTACCCCAAGTTGCCCTCATACATGGAGTTAGCGTCTTTCCCAAGGCATCGGATCCATGGTTTTGGCTTTACATTATCTTGTTTCTCGGTGGGTACGCGCAAGATCTATCAGACTTTTTATTAGAAGGAGGAACTTATCGGAAATGGTGGAACGATCAAAGAATGTGGATGGTGAGAGgactctcttctttcttctttggttttacaGAGTTCActctcaaaaccctaaacctctCCACTCAAGGATATAATGTCACGAGTAAATCCAACGACGATAATGAACAAATGAAGCGGTATGAGCAAGAGATCTTCGATTTTGGGCCCTCTTCGTCCATGTTCTTGCCCATTACTACGGTCGCCATCATGAATCTGCTAGCTTTTATGCGTGGCCTATATGGTATTTTCACTTGGGGAGAAGGACCCGTCCTTGAACTGATGCTAGCGAGTTTCGCGGTGGTGAATTGCTTACCGATCTATGAAGCCATGGTGTTGAGGATCGATGACGGAAAATTACCAAAAAGGATTTGTTTCTTAGCTGGGCTCCTCAGTTTTGTTCTTACCGGGTCAGGCTACTTCTTCCTCAAGTAA